One region of Vescimonas fastidiosa genomic DNA includes:
- a CDS encoding response regulator transcription factor, whose product MVYLLEDDDSIRKLVIYALQSQGYEAAGFERPSEFWHAVNRKLPELVLLDVMLPEEDGLSVLKKLRGASATNGIPVIMLTAKNTEFDRVTGLDCGADDFVSKPFGMMELLARVRAVLRRTEKTPQEQQWQVGPLYVCPQRRQVQVNGQDVLLTYKEFEILSLLLQQQGRVMTREMLMDRVWGLEADRENRTLDVHIRTLRQKLGEAGHLIETVRGVGYKIGGRA is encoded by the coding sequence GTGGTCTATCTGCTGGAGGATGACGACAGCATCCGTAAATTGGTGATCTATGCCTTGCAGAGCCAGGGCTATGAGGCGGCGGGGTTCGAGCGGCCGTCGGAGTTTTGGCACGCGGTGAACCGGAAGCTGCCGGAGCTGGTGCTGCTGGATGTGATGCTGCCGGAGGAGGACGGGCTCTCCGTGCTGAAAAAGCTGCGGGGAGCTTCGGCTACGAACGGGATTCCCGTGATTATGCTGACGGCTAAAAATACAGAGTTTGACCGGGTGACGGGTTTGGACTGCGGGGCGGATGACTTTGTTTCCAAGCCCTTTGGCATGATGGAGCTGCTGGCCCGGGTTCGGGCGGTGCTGCGGCGGACGGAAAAGACGCCCCAGGAGCAGCAATGGCAGGTGGGGCCGCTCTATGTATGCCCCCAGCGCAGGCAGGTGCAGGTGAACGGACAGGATGTGCTGCTGACTTACAAGGAGTTTGAGATTTTATCGCTTCTCCTGCAGCAGCAGGGCCGGGTGATGACCCGGGAGATGCTCATGGACCGGGTATGGGGCTTGGAAGCGGATCGGGAAAACCGGACGCTGGATGTACACATCCGGACCCTGCGGCAGAAGCTGGGCGAGGCGGGACACCTGATTGAGACCGTCCGGGGCGTGGGCTATAAGATCGGGGGCCGGGCATGA
- a CDS encoding TIGR03905 family TSCPD domain-containing protein: protein MTYTYQPRGVCSQRMTVELDHGIIRDVRVEGGCNGNLQGISRLVIGMPATEAIEKMKGIRCGGKPSSCPDQLSIALEQALARENQ from the coding sequence ATGACCTATACCTATCAGCCTCGGGGCGTATGCTCCCAGAGAATGACCGTGGAGCTGGATCACGGCATCATCCGTGATGTGAGGGTTGAGGGCGGCTGCAACGGGAACCTGCAGGGTATTTCTCGGCTGGTCATTGGGATGCCCGCCACGGAAGCCATCGAAAAAATGAAGGGGATTCGCTGCGGCGGCAAGCCCAGCTCCTGCCCGGATCAGCTGTCGATTGCCTTGGAACAGGCACTGGCCCG
- a CDS encoding sensor histidine kinase, with the protein MTGKIVRSLFFLAMLVLAAGACLFSGILYGYYEKQSFASLSQEAEQLSQSMAYIAPDKLRSADRITLIDTDGTVLYDSVANASDMDNHLDRQEVAQAIKSGTGQSSHYSSTVLQKNLYYALRLENGTVLRLSRVQSSLGAMLLNMAGPIIATVAGLLLLAAGLSVRLAQQITKPINAISTDDPQDIYPELQPLTQRLRQQKATIGKQMDELSRRMREFSAMTENMSEGFLLVDMRGHILTENRSAATLMPVEADNIARCPEQQLRQAAQQALSGQRCERLLQRGERTLSIMASPVLASGQVTGAVVLTMDVTEREQREKLRREFSANVSHELKTPLTSISGFAELMSQGLVPPEKVKEFSSDICRECARLTSLVEDIIDLSRLDEGGEGMEWEEVELYSLCTSVLQSLEQVARKQKVMLHLEGVEKTVHGVRQVLHEMVYNLCDNAIKYNRTGGSVSVRVEGCGRGCRICVADTGIGIPYDHQSRVFERFYRVDKSHSRAIGGTGLGLSIVKHAAALHGAQIDLQSQPGAGTTITVTFPEQ; encoded by the coding sequence ATGACCGGGAAAATCGTGCGGAGCCTGTTCTTCCTGGCAATGCTGGTATTGGCAGCGGGGGCGTGCCTGTTTTCGGGTATTTTATACGGGTACTACGAAAAGCAGTCCTTTGCGTCCCTGTCCCAGGAGGCGGAGCAGCTGAGTCAAAGCATGGCGTATATCGCACCGGATAAGCTGCGCTCGGCGGACCGCATCACGCTCATTGACACCGACGGAACCGTGCTTTACGACAGTGTGGCCAACGCATCGGATATGGACAACCATCTGGATCGCCAGGAGGTGGCTCAGGCCATAAAGTCCGGCACGGGACAGAGCAGCCACTATTCCAGCACCGTGCTGCAAAAGAATCTATATTACGCTCTGCGGCTGGAGAACGGGACGGTGCTGCGGCTGAGCCGGGTGCAAAGCAGCCTGGGGGCTATGCTGCTGAACATGGCGGGGCCCATTATCGCTACGGTGGCGGGACTTTTGCTGCTGGCGGCGGGGCTGTCGGTACGCCTGGCCCAGCAAATCACAAAGCCCATTAATGCGATCTCTACGGACGATCCCCAGGACATTTATCCGGAGCTGCAGCCACTGACCCAGCGTCTGCGACAGCAGAAGGCGACCATCGGCAAACAGATGGACGAGCTGAGCCGCCGGATGCGGGAGTTTTCCGCCATGACGGAGAATATGAGCGAGGGTTTTTTATTGGTGGATATGCGGGGGCACATTCTCACCGAAAACCGCAGCGCGGCTACGCTGATGCCGGTGGAGGCGGACAACATCGCCCGTTGTCCGGAGCAGCAGCTTCGTCAGGCAGCCCAGCAGGCCCTGTCCGGTCAGCGTTGTGAACGACTTTTGCAGCGGGGGGAGCGGACTCTATCCATCATGGCCAGCCCCGTACTGGCCTCGGGTCAGGTCACCGGCGCGGTGGTACTGACTATGGATGTAACGGAGCGGGAGCAGCGGGAAAAGCTGCGCAGAGAATTTTCTGCCAATGTGTCTCACGAGCTGAAAACGCCCTTAACATCCATCTCCGGCTTTGCGGAGCTGATGAGTCAGGGATTGGTACCGCCGGAAAAGGTGAAGGAGTTTAGCAGCGATATCTGCCGGGAGTGCGCAAGGCTGACAAGCCTGGTGGAGGACATCATTGACCTGTCGCGCCTGGACGAGGGCGGAGAGGGCATGGAGTGGGAAGAGGTAGAGCTTTACAGCCTATGCACTTCCGTGCTGCAGAGCCTGGAACAGGTGGCCCGGAAACAGAAGGTGATGCTGCACCTGGAGGGTGTGGAGAAAACGGTCCACGGTGTGCGCCAGGTGCTGCATGAGATGGTCTATAACCTCTGCGACAATGCCATTAAATACAATCGAACCGGCGGGAGCGTAAGCGTGCGGGTGGAGGGCTGCGGCCGAGGATGCCGCATTTGTGTGGCGGACACGGGCATCGGCATTCCGTACGATCACCAGAGCCGGGTGTTTGAACGGTTTTACCGGGTGGATAAGAGCCACAGCCGGGCCATTGGCGGCACGGGGCTGGGGCTGTCCATCGTGAAGCACGCAGCGGCCCTTCACGGAGCGCAGATCGACCTGCAAAGTCAACCGGGAGCGGGAACCACTATTACGGTGACTTTCCCCGAACAATAA
- a CDS encoding Na/Pi cotransporter family protein produces the protein MTFFDVLTLIGGLSLFLFGMNLMGDALEKRAGSGLKTLLGKLTGSRLGGFLTGLGITAVIQSSSATTVMVVGFVNSGLMTLHQAIHVIMGANVGTTVTAWILSLTGIQSDNFFMKLLMPSSFTPIMALVGVAFYMMSKNGKKKDTGLILLGFATLMFGMDTMSGAVAGLKDMEGFRELLLVFTNPVLGVVAGAVLTAIIQSSSASVGILQAVSSTGQITFGAAIPIIMGQNIGTCVTAMLSSIGTNRNARRAAVVHLSFNIIGTVVWLTVFEVVRALVNIPMLNGNIDQVGIAVVHSVFNVLCTALMLPMTGLLEKLACRIIPNKEGGDSVPALDERLMATPAVAMERCHEVTMNMGRIAVKATRNAMRELDGHDEKRAESIREDEQSADKYEDELGTYLVKLSGCPLSDQDRVEAAELLHMIGDFERISDHAVNVLEATEELRGKGITFSDAAMDEMHKLFGAVSEIMDLALTAFIHGDLSSAKEVEPLEQVVDTLKEQLRSRHILRLQEGKCSMEAGFVWADLLTDLERVADHCSNIAGCVVQMQKSRMDIHGYLDGVRSGSDEYRQRYDYYARKYALA, from the coding sequence ATGACATTTTTTGATGTGTTGACCCTCATCGGTGGGCTGAGCCTGTTTTTGTTCGGCATGAATCTGATGGGGGATGCTCTGGAAAAGCGGGCAGGCAGCGGGCTGAAGACCCTGCTGGGAAAGCTCACAGGCAGCAGGCTGGGCGGATTCTTGACGGGCCTGGGCATTACGGCGGTGATTCAGTCGTCGTCGGCCACTACGGTGATGGTGGTGGGCTTCGTGAACTCGGGGCTTATGACTCTGCACCAGGCTATCCATGTCATTATGGGCGCGAATGTGGGTACCACCGTGACGGCGTGGATCTTGAGCCTGACGGGCATCCAGAGCGACAATTTCTTTATGAAACTGCTCATGCCCAGCTCCTTTACGCCGATTATGGCCCTGGTCGGCGTGGCCTTTTACATGATGAGCAAAAACGGCAAAAAGAAGGACACGGGCCTTATCCTTTTAGGCTTTGCTACGCTGATGTTTGGCATGGACACCATGAGCGGAGCGGTGGCTGGCCTGAAGGACATGGAGGGATTCCGGGAGCTGCTGCTGGTGTTCACCAATCCGGTTCTGGGCGTGGTGGCCGGCGCGGTGCTTACGGCCATTATCCAGTCCTCCTCGGCGTCTGTGGGTATCTTGCAGGCGGTATCGTCTACGGGACAGATTACCTTCGGCGCGGCAATCCCCATCATCATGGGGCAGAACATCGGCACCTGCGTTACGGCTATGCTCTCGTCCATCGGCACCAACCGCAATGCGCGGCGGGCGGCGGTGGTACATCTGAGCTTCAACATCATCGGTACGGTTGTGTGGCTGACGGTTTTTGAGGTAGTGCGGGCACTGGTAAATATTCCTATGCTGAACGGAAATATCGACCAGGTGGGTATTGCCGTTGTTCACTCGGTGTTTAACGTTCTCTGCACGGCGCTGATGCTGCCTATGACGGGGCTGCTGGAGAAGCTGGCCTGCCGCATTATCCCCAACAAGGAGGGAGGAGACAGCGTGCCGGCTCTGGACGAGCGGCTCATGGCTACCCCGGCTGTGGCTATGGAGCGGTGCCATGAGGTGACCATGAACATGGGGCGCATTGCCGTGAAGGCCACCCGCAACGCCATGCGGGAGCTGGACGGTCATGACGAGAAGCGGGCCGAGAGCATCCGGGAGGATGAACAGAGCGCCGACAAATACGAGGACGAGCTGGGGACCTATCTTGTGAAGCTGTCCGGCTGCCCCCTCAGCGATCAGGACCGGGTGGAGGCGGCAGAGCTGCTGCATATGATCGGAGACTTTGAGCGCATCAGCGACCACGCAGTGAATGTACTGGAGGCAACGGAGGAGCTGCGTGGGAAGGGGATCACCTTTTCCGATGCGGCTATGGACGAGATGCACAAGCTCTTTGGCGCGGTGAGTGAAATTATGGATCTGGCGCTGACGGCGTTTATCCACGGAGACCTCTCCTCGGCCAAAGAGGTGGAGCCTCTGGAGCAGGTGGTGGACACCCTGAAGGAGCAGCTTCGGTCCCGGCACATCCTGCGCTTGCAGGAGGGAAAATGCAGCATGGAGGCCGGGTTCGTGTGGGCTGACCTGCTGACGGATCTGGAACGGGTGGCGGACCACTGCTCCAATATTGCCGGGTGTGTGGTGCAGATGCAGAAGAGCCGAATGGATATCCACGGATATCTGGACGGCGTGCGCAGCGGCAGCGATGAGTACCGCCAGCGGTACGACTATTATGCTCGAAAATATGCCTTGGCTTAA
- a CDS encoding COG2426 family protein, with the protein MLKHCLIVFGVSMVPLIELRGAIPYGVAFGLPLWQTYCIAIVGNMLPVPIIYFFARKVLVWGCDKKYIGKFFTWCLQKGEKGGQKLQQKAGRGLFWALLLFVGIPLPGTGAWTGTLAASILDMGFKKSVLACMGGVLLAGLIMGGLSLLGVGIFTAGA; encoded by the coding sequence ATGCTGAAGCATTGTTTGATCGTTTTTGGCGTATCCATGGTACCACTTATCGAGCTGCGGGGCGCTATTCCCTACGGAGTGGCCTTCGGTCTGCCTCTTTGGCAGACCTACTGCATCGCCATTGTGGGGAATATGCTGCCGGTGCCCATTATCTATTTCTTTGCACGGAAGGTACTGGTGTGGGGCTGCGACAAAAAATATATCGGCAAGTTCTTTACCTGGTGCCTGCAAAAGGGGGAAAAGGGCGGACAAAAGCTCCAGCAAAAAGCGGGACGGGGTCTGTTTTGGGCACTGCTGCTGTTTGTGGGCATTCCGCTGCCCGGTACCGGTGCATGGACGGGTACCCTGGCGGCCAGCATCCTGGACATGGGATTTAAGAAAAGCGTGCTGGCCTGCATGGGCGGCGTGTTGCTGGCGGGCCTTATTATGGGAGGCCTGTCCCTGCTGGGCGTAGGTATTTTTACGGCGGGGGCGTAA